In Taeniopygia guttata chromosome 23, bTaeGut7.mat, whole genome shotgun sequence, the following are encoded in one genomic region:
- the LUZP1 gene encoding leucine zipper protein 1 — protein MAECTGYKETSNRHLRFKLQSLSRRLDELEEATKNLQKAEDELLDLQDKVIQAEGSNSSMLADIEALRKRVLKIEGKDEEIRKAEELCRLMKEKLEEEESLTRDLKSEIELLQRRMAELEKLEEAFSRSKNDCTQLCLSLNEEKNLTKKISTELEILRVKVKELESSEDRLDKTEQTLTAELEKLKSLALSFVTERKHFNEREKQNEKIIQELTQKLEQNNKLNRADQTRNASNLLERSSNNLLDRNDMRIEDDLTSALPSKETRRKGSVDYLKHVENETRNKSENQKNKNQEDNKVKDLTQEIEKLKIQIKHFESLEEELKKVRAKNNDLQDSYLSEQNKNKLLTGQLEEIKMQIKKQKDLENGEVENEDTSFSSRGKHDRPKYRGVMTDLTAAKHKPRELSPQQRRERARNRDFSLSNDSYSHSGKRVPSPSLMNRKAGKASALSDTAVTDTRRLEEKSLVSSISSGQKESCIMQNEGKRSKEQPSVLSRYPPAAQEQKSWKAPSKPVGDTGLRSKVEKPSQVLRGNCQNGADTRDEKSSKGESTGSLSEKLKTSQAEVGECLGDTQLTRGNHTSSNGTASAYRYHVSSSVSVSDSAGSKVEAVSTFAASHRQPSEGRAKRAVMSQEKEAADTSLESVKLSTLTKRSHHSRSQEDILQLLTGLDKEGTEQSSSSATDYVNMGLKTDSKTIQSNQEKLNSDEESGRGKKPTTQSDFETRKKVSSKQFSNSRGVFRASLFENDKKTVNDEDSTKCIKPSDASTGGLKSRRSFSPREALRSKAIIKPAIVEKDMKAIMGGTISEAESDKQKSTFKMVTNKMTSSITIFPSEPTAPRTTADTAAKERHVTTSNIRVASNEREGSSITNNVPSPFEVSINRSALKSPETDRSGEAAPRSKAETVVSRSSIMLKTSELTERNSETPLETISWKSHGSSDAGSSETKHVTVRSSWRTRQGLHSLEDSQTKVEKSATFSATNLCRSSVDLLEGEGNSSKTDILEQTSSRTSSTANSWSGPELGSRRTKSNLSASELLTRRSCASDPAAAAAWQCTTLPDEIKDFVSSSRRKQHGSSEYLLQADTLGKRIATKVELQDPESNSPAPPGLQGEEQGTARACRTSRR, from the exons aTGGCAGAATGTACAGGTTACAAGGAAACCTCAAATCGGCACCTACGTTTCAAATTGCAGAGCCTTAGTCGCCGCCTTGATGAACTGGAGGAAGCAACAAAAAATCTGCAGAAAGCAGAGGATGAACTGCTTGACCTCCAGGACAAAGTTATCCAGGCAGAAGGCAGCAACTCCAGCATGCTGGCTGACATTGAAGCCCTGAGGAAAAGAGTGCTGAAGATTGAAGGCAAGGATGAAGAAATTAGGAAGGCTGAAGAACTTTGCAGGttaatgaaagaaaagcttGAAGAGGAGGAGAGCCTCACTCGAGATCTGAAGTCAGAAATTGAACTCCTTCAGAGGAGAatggcagagctggagaagcTGGAGGAGGCCTTCAGCAGGAGCAAGAATGACTGTACACAGCTGTGTCTTAGCCTCAATGAAGAAAAGAACCTGACCAAAAAGATATCTACAGAATTAGAAATACTTAGAGTGAAAGTGAAAGAATTGGAATCATCTGAGGACAGGCTGGATAAAACTGAGCAGACCTTAACAGCTGAGCtagaaaagctgaaatcctTAGCCCTGAGCTTTGTCAcggaaagaaaacattttaatgaaagagaaaagcaaaatgaaaaaataatccagGAGCTAACACAGAAACTAGAACAAAACAATAAACTAAATAGGGCAGATCAAACTAGAAATGCATCCAACTTGCTAGAAAGGTCATCCAACAATCTCCTGGACAGAAATGATATGAGAATTGAAGATGACTTGACTTCTGCACTGCCTTCTAAAGAGACCAGGAGGAAGGGAAGTGTGGATTACCTGAAACATGTAGAAAACGAAACCAGGAATAAATCAGAAaaccaaaagaataaaaaccagGAAGACAACAAAGTGAAAGATCTCACCCAAGAAATAGAGAAACTTAAAATTCAGATCAAACATTTTGAATCTTTAGAAGAAGAACTTAAAAAAGTGAGAGCCAAAAATAATGATCTGCAAGACAGTTACTTGAGtgaacagaataaaaacaaactcTTAACAGGTCAgctagaagaaataaaaatgcaaataaagaaacagaaagatcTCGAGAATGGAGAAGTTGAAAATGAAGATACAAGCTTTTCTAGCAGGGGAAAGCATGACCGACCTAAATACAGAGGTGTCATGACAGATTTGACAGCTGCTAAGCACAAGCCAAGGGAGCTCTCCCCACAGCAGCGCCGGGAGAGAGCACGGAACAGAGACTTCTCTCTCAGTAATGACAGCTACAGCCATAGTGGTAAGAGGGTGCCCAGTCCAAGCTTAATgaacagaaaagcaggaaaagcttcTGCCCTTTCAGACACTGCTGTCACAGATACAAGAAGGCTGGAAGAGAAATCTTTAGTTTCCAGTATTTCTTCTGGTCAGAAGGAAAGCTGCATCATGCAGAACGAGGGGAAGAGATCCAAAGAGCAGCCATCTGTCCTCAGCCGATatcctcctgctgcacaggAGCAGAAGTCTTGGAAAGCACCTTCCAAGCCTGTTGGTGATACAGGCCTGAGATCCAAGGTTGAAAAGCCGTCTCAGGTGCTCCGTGGGAACTGCCAAAATGGTGCTGACACACGGGATGAAAAGTCAAGCAAAGGAGAATCAACGGGTTCTTTGTCTGAGAAGCTGAAAACAAGTCAGGCTGAAGTCGGTGAGTGCTTGGGGGATACGCAGCTCACAAGGGGGAACCACACCTCTTCCAATGGCACAGCCTCGGCATACAGGTACCACGTGTCCTCCAGCGTGTCAGTCTCAGACTCTGCTGGCTCTAAAGTGGAAGCAGTGAGCACTTTTGCTGCATCACACAGACAGCCCTCAGAGGGGAGGGCTAAAAGGGCAGTGATGTCCCAGGAAAAAGAAGCTGCAGACACATCACTTGAAAGTGTGAAGCTTTCGACACTAACAAAGCGTTCCCATCACTCCAGAAGTCAGGAAGACATTCTGCAGCTTCTCACAGGTCTTGATAAAGAAGGCACCGAGCAGTCTTCGAGTTCAGCAACAGATTATGTAAATATGGGTTTAAAAACTGACTCCAAAACCATCCAGAGTAACCAGGAAAAGCTTAATTCAGATGAAGAATCAGGGAGAGGCAAGAAACCAACAACTCAGTCAGATTTTGAGACAAGAAAGAAAGTCAGTTCCAAGCAGTTCTCCAATTCTAGGGGAGTTTTTAGAGCATCACTTtttgaaaatgacaaaaaaactgTGAATGATGAAGACTCTACCAAGTGCATAAAACCATCAGATGCCAGCACTGGAGGATTGAAATCCAGAAGATCCTTCAGCCCTAGAGAAGCTCTGAGATCAAAAGCCATCATTAAACCTGCAATTGTTGAGAAGGATATGAAGGCCATCATGGGAGGGACTATTTCAGAGGCAGAGTCAGACAAACAGAAGTCTACTTTTAAAATGGTAACAAATAAAATGACAAGCAGCATCACAATCTTTCCTTCTGAGCCAACAGCTCCAAGGACCACTGCAGATACAGCAGCAAAGGAAAGGCATGTTACCACCAGCAACATCAGAGTTGCTTCAAATGAACGTGAAGGTTCATCAATAACAAACAATGTTCCTTCACCCTTTGAGGTCTCGATTAATAGAAGTGCTCTGAAGTCACCTGAGACAGACAGAAGTGGAGAGGCAGCACCGAGAAGTAAAGCTGAAACAGTGGTCTCGAGGAGCAGCATTATGCTAAAGACTTCTGAACTCACTGAGAGGAACAGTGAGACACCTTTGGAGACAATCAGCTGGAAGAGCCATGGCTCGTCAGATGCAGGTTCATCTGAAACAAAGCACGTCACTGtcagaagttcctggagaacaAGACAAGGCCTGCATTCCCTGGAGGACTCTCAAACCAAAGTGGAGAAAAGTGCAACTTTCAGTGCCACAAACTTGTGTAGATCCTCAGTGGACCTTTTAGAAGGGGAAGGGAATAGTTCAAAAACAGATATCCTGGAGCAGACTTCATCGAGGACAAGTTCCACAGCTAATTCTTGGAGTGGCCCTGAACTGGGGTCCCGAAGGACCAAAAGTAACTTAAGTGCATCAGAGCTGCTGACACGCAGGAGCTGTGCAAGtgaccctgcagcagctgctgcttggcagTGCACCACGCTACCT GATGAAATCAAGGATTTTGTGTCCAGTTCCAGAAGGAAGCAGCATGGCTCTTCTGAGTACCTCCTCCAGGCTGACACTCTGGGGAAAAGGATAGCCACCAAGGTGGAACTGCAGGACCCTGAATCCAATTCCCCTGCACCGCCAGGGCTCCAAGGAGAGGAACAG GGCACTGCCCGGGCGTGCCGGACATCTCGGAGATGA
- the HTR1D gene encoding 5-hydroxytryptamine receptor 1D, protein MSQYNHSAQLSLQSSANKSLNVTETPLSWDERTLLGLKISLSVLLSVITLATILANVFVVITIFLTRKLHTPANYLIGSLAVTDLLVSVLVMPVSIAYTVTHTWAFGQLLCDIWLSSDITCCTASILHLCVIALDRYWAITDALEYTKRRTAGRAALMIAVVWMISISISVPPFFWRQVKAHEEIATCAVNTDQISYTIYSTCGAFYIPTVLLLILYGRIYVAARSRILKPPSLYGKRFTTAHLITGSAGSSLCSINASLHEGHSHSGGSPIFIGHVKIKLADSVLERKRISAARERKATKTLGIILGAFIFCWLPFFVISLVLPICQDACWFHPILLDFFTWLGYLNSLINPVIYTAFNEEFKQAFQKLILFKKCSS, encoded by the coding sequence ATGAGTCAGTACAACcattcagcacagctctctcTCCAGAGTTCAGCAAATAAATCCTTAAATGTCACTGAAACACCTCTGTCTTGGGATGAAAGGACACTCTTAGGGCTGAAGATTTCGCTGTCAGTCCTTCTGTCTGTCATAACTTTGGCAACAATCCTTGcaaatgtttttgttgttattaCAATTTTTCTGACTAGAAAGCTCCACACACCTGCAAATTACCTCATTGGCTCCTTGGCAGTGACTGATCTTTTAGTGTCTGTGCTGGTGATGCCTGTCAGCATCGCTTACACTGTCACCCACACGTGGGCCTTTGGCCAGCTGCTGTGTGACATCTGGTTGTCATCAGACATCACCTGCTGCACAGCCTCCATCCTGCACCTCTGTGTCATTGCCCTGGACAGGTACTGGGCTATCACAGACGCTCTGGAATACACCAAACGCCGCACTGCTGGCCGAGCAGCCCTCATGATTGCCGTGGTCTGGATGATATCTATCAGTATCTCTGTGCCACCGTTTTTCTGGAGGCAAGTGAAAGCTCATGAAGAAATTGCGACGTGTGCTGTAAACACAGATCAAATTTCCTACACGATTTATTCGACTTGTGGAGCTTTCTACATCCCAACTGTTCTCCTGCTGATATTGTATGGTAGAATTTATGTAGCAGCTCGATCCAGGATTCTGAAGCCACCCTCATTATATGGGAAACGTTTTACTACTGCACACCTGATCACTGGTTCTGCAGGGTCTTCCCTCTGCTCCATTAATGCTAGCCTCCATGAAGGGCATTCCCATTCAGGTGGATCCCCCATATTTATCGGTcatgttaaaataaaacttgCAGATAGTgtgctggaaaggaaaagaatttcTGCTGCAAGAGAAAGGAAAGCTACCAAAACTTTAGGCATTATTCTGGGAGCATTCATTTTCTGCTGGCTGCCTTTTTTTGTCATATCTCTAGTCCTACCAATCTGCCAAGATGCCTGTTGGTTTCATCCCATCCTACTGGACTTTTTTACCTGGTTGGGTTACCTAAACTCATTAATCAATCCAGTCATTTATACAGCTTTTAATGAAGAATTTAAACAGGCTTTCCAAAAACTAATACTTTTCAAAAAGTGTTCCTCTTGA